The following coding sequences are from one Magnetovibrio sp. PR-2 window:
- a CDS encoding tyrosine-type recombinase/integrase produces the protein MGRKREGERITKSVIATAKPKTSDYTIWDLDQAGFGLRVRPSGTKRFVYYYRNALGQQRRMTIGDAKSLKLEDVRTTVRNLAGQVANHIDPSEHRIIEKERYKAIKAAADDPKEDRFSELATRYIAENDDLGDKYRYDAGRWLRKDINPTIGDIQIHMLTKDNVQDMVDDIAKTRSTTARRCGEVVSSILTWAKTAKILEDDFPDPSKHLSLPKQNLVDNALREKNLAQMWEAIEEEAEVSNGVVTGYAFDVIRLALLTGARKGELRKLKHHQVDLDRGVLIFQRHEHKTGKVIKEGTGIKVVILPAAAIELIRPHCAADDDRDYVFHGKNLNEPVSDTQTSKVWGKVRARARKKKGFPQGQLRFHDLRHTFASMGLAMGTPLADIGKMLGHSNPTTTLRYVHHDINNLKKSSDQIAARMQNQMIVDKP, from the coding sequence ATGGGACGAAAACGCGAAGGTGAGCGGATCACGAAGTCGGTAATCGCTACCGCAAAGCCAAAAACGAGCGATTACACGATCTGGGACCTTGATCAGGCGGGCTTTGGGCTCCGCGTTCGCCCTTCTGGAACAAAGCGGTTCGTCTATTACTATCGTAATGCGCTCGGCCAGCAACGCCGCATGACGATTGGAGACGCCAAAAGCTTGAAGCTGGAAGACGTGCGCACCACGGTTCGAAATCTGGCGGGACAAGTCGCGAACCATATCGACCCTTCTGAACATCGCATCATTGAAAAAGAACGCTACAAAGCCATAAAGGCTGCTGCGGACGATCCTAAAGAGGACCGGTTTTCGGAGCTTGCCACTCGATACATTGCCGAGAATGATGATCTCGGCGACAAATATAGATATGACGCCGGGCGCTGGTTGCGCAAAGACATCAATCCGACGATTGGTGACATTCAAATCCACATGCTAACGAAAGATAATGTCCAAGACATGGTTGATGACATTGCCAAGACGCGGTCAACCACGGCCCGGCGGTGTGGTGAGGTGGTTTCCAGCATCCTCACATGGGCCAAAACGGCGAAAATCCTTGAAGATGATTTTCCTGATCCGTCCAAGCATCTTTCTCTACCCAAACAAAATCTGGTCGACAATGCATTGCGGGAAAAAAACCTAGCCCAAATGTGGGAAGCTATCGAGGAAGAAGCGGAAGTCTCAAACGGCGTCGTGACGGGGTATGCCTTTGATGTGATCCGGCTGGCGTTGCTGACGGGCGCACGCAAGGGGGAACTCCGCAAACTGAAACACCATCAAGTTGACCTTGACCGAGGCGTTCTAATTTTTCAGCGGCACGAACACAAAACAGGCAAGGTGATCAAAGAGGGAACGGGTATTAAGGTCGTGATACTCCCCGCTGCCGCCATTGAACTGATCCGACCGCATTGTGCTGCGGACGATGACCGCGACTACGTTTTCCATGGGAAAAATCTAAACGAGCCCGTGTCAGACACGCAAACGTCAAAGGTCTGGGGAAAGGTCCGTGCACGTGCGCGGAAAAAGAAGGGTTTCCCTCAGGGACAATTGCGCTTTCACGACTTGAGACACACGTTTGCATCGATGGGGCTAGCAATGGGGACACCACTGGCAGATATCGGAAAAATGCTGGGCCACTCCAACCCAACGACAACGCTCAGATATGTGCATCACGACATCAACAATTTGAAAAAGTCGTCGGATCAGATTGCGGCACGGATGCAAAATCAAATGATCGTCGATAAACCCTAA
- a CDS encoding ATP-binding protein yields MIVKRLFPKTLTGQTVLVLLIGLTLSHVISMAIYSSDRAEVLTHIGGRDTAQHLSHIAQMIDSSPPAQRNALVTAVNHEGFNVWLTDESPVTHDLMPKPDIKFLRNYLHEQMNATKKPLIHIRVRDAHTESADQWHWLDHWLQGEAGHRELHVSIRLGEKNTQEQWLNFTIDIPQSNPLWSVTSIMSMLAMILAVAAFSFWVVRYLTVPLRGFARAATRLGKDVDAPPLEENGPQEIREAAAAFNEMQARLKRLIQNRTQMLAAISHDLRTPITLLRLRCELVDDSEERTKMQVTLDDMEKMISSTMEFASQDASEEERRKLDLTAMVASICDDMSDAGYDVSFDEPEKCHYECRPLSLQRALVNLVDNALKYGSKANVTMHCDHIHIYVTIEDDGPGIPGDKLDDVFQPFFRCDESRNPETGGSGLGLSVVKSVAHAHGGEVRLSNREEGGLRAELRLPL; encoded by the coding sequence GTGATTGTGAAAAGGCTTTTTCCGAAAACTCTAACAGGTCAAACAGTTTTGGTGCTGTTGATTGGCCTGACCTTATCGCATGTCATCAGCATGGCGATTTATTCATCTGATCGGGCCGAGGTCTTAACGCATATCGGCGGCCGGGACACGGCCCAGCACCTATCCCACATAGCCCAGATGATTGACAGTAGCCCACCCGCACAACGCAACGCACTTGTGACGGCCGTGAATCATGAAGGTTTTAACGTTTGGCTCACGGATGAAAGTCCAGTTACCCACGACCTCATGCCTAAACCCGACATTAAATTCTTGCGCAATTATTTACATGAGCAAATGAATGCGACAAAAAAACCACTGATCCATATCCGTGTTCGCGATGCCCACACGGAATCTGCAGACCAATGGCATTGGCTTGATCATTGGCTGCAAGGTGAGGCTGGCCACCGTGAGCTCCATGTCTCTATTCGGTTGGGTGAGAAAAATACTCAGGAGCAATGGCTTAACTTTACCATCGATATCCCTCAATCCAATCCGCTGTGGTCTGTGACATCTATTATGTCGATGTTGGCTATGATTCTTGCAGTGGCGGCGTTTTCATTCTGGGTGGTTCGTTATCTGACGGTTCCACTACGCGGTTTTGCTCGAGCAGCAACGCGGCTGGGCAAAGATGTCGATGCCCCCCCTTTGGAGGAGAACGGACCACAGGAAATTCGTGAGGCCGCCGCAGCGTTTAACGAAATGCAAGCTCGCCTGAAACGTCTGATCCAGAATCGCACTCAGATGCTGGCAGCCATTTCCCATGACCTGCGGACTCCAATCACCCTTCTGCGTTTGCGTTGTGAACTCGTGGACGATAGCGAAGAGCGCACCAAAATGCAGGTGACGCTTGATGATATGGAAAAGATGATTTCATCCACCATGGAATTTGCCAGCCAAGATGCCAGTGAAGAAGAACGGCGTAAACTCGATTTGACTGCAATGGTGGCTTCTATTTGCGACGATATGTCCGACGCAGGCTATGACGTCTCGTTTGATGAGCCAGAAAAGTGCCATTACGAATGTCGGCCCTTGTCTTTGCAACGTGCCTTGGTCAATCTCGTGGACAATGCACTGAAATATGGAAGCAAAGCCAATGTCACGATGCATTGCGATCACATACATATCTACGTCACTATCGAAGACGATGGTCCAGGAATCCCCGGTGATAAACTGGACGATGTGTTTCAGCCATTCTTCCGCTGTGATGAGTCTCGCAACCCAGAAACCGGCGGATCCGGCTTGGGATTAAGCGTCGTGAAAAGTGTTGCGCATGCTCACGGGGGTGAAGTACGCCTTTCCAATCGTGAAGAAGGTGGTCTTCGGGCAGAGCTGCGGTTGCCGTTATGA
- a CDS encoding response regulator, translating to MKNEPHILIVDDNREIRDLLSRFLIKEDYRTSVAQDGREMRKILKDGSIDLIILDLMLPGEDGLSLCRELRVESNIPVIMLTAKGEEIDRIVGLEMGADDYIAKPFNTRELLARMKAVLRRTQSISKSEELADTYHFVGWTFNTTKRELTSADNVVVPLSTGEYNLLSVFVERPKHVLNREQLMDLTRGRSYDAFDRSIDTQVSRLRRKIEVDAKNPELVKTVWGGGYVFTPDVT from the coding sequence ATGAAAAATGAACCCCACATTCTAATCGTCGATGACAACCGTGAAATTCGGGACCTTTTGTCACGTTTTTTGATCAAAGAAGACTACCGCACGTCCGTTGCCCAAGATGGACGCGAGATGCGCAAAATCCTAAAAGACGGCAGCATTGATTTAATTATTTTGGATCTCATGTTGCCGGGAGAGGATGGGTTGTCACTCTGCAGAGAATTGCGTGTTGAATCGAATATCCCGGTTATCATGTTGACGGCTAAAGGCGAAGAAATAGACCGGATTGTCGGCTTGGAAATGGGGGCGGATGACTACATTGCCAAACCGTTTAACACACGCGAATTGTTGGCTCGTATGAAGGCTGTTTTGCGCCGAACTCAGTCGATAAGTAAGTCAGAAGAACTTGCAGATACTTATCACTTTGTCGGTTGGACCTTTAATACAACCAAACGTGAATTGACCTCAGCAGATAATGTCGTGGTGCCGCTCAGTACCGGTGAATACAATTTGTTGTCCGTATTCGTTGAACGGCCAAAGCATGTCTTGAACCGTGAACAACTCATGGACCTTACCCGTGGACGCAGTTATGACGCTTTTGATCGTAGTATCGACACGCAGGTCAGTCGGTTGCGTCGGAAAATCGAAGTAGATGCCAAAAACCCTGAATTGGTTAAAACCGTATGGGGTGGCGGCTATGTCTTTACGCCAGACGTAACGTGA
- a CDS encoding YncE family protein, whose protein sequence is MKVATALLFTVSLSVGFPAFAGSKVYVPMGSADEVIVIDTDQDKIVGSIKAVTESHGLAGSSDGKFLIAGSLDEFDPDSQTPPKPTAVSQDDHDAHHASDSPTAMNGNGAVSFLSIIRTEDSIVERRVSVPGSVHHTLITPDDKFAIATHPGEEGISIVDLNSYEVKSVKTGPIPNYAVTAPDGRAIYVSNAGNNTVSMLDTKRWILRWNIEVGDGPEHMVISDDGKFLFVNNTGDGTVSMISLPKGTVTQTFKVGGDIHGIDLSDDGNTLFIAGREEDKVVAIDVLHGQITSKSLSPSPYHLSAIDGTEKLYISSAEDDKIWVIDQESLQTINEIPVSDRAHQMVVVQ, encoded by the coding sequence ATGAAAGTCGCCACAGCTCTTCTTTTCACTGTAAGCCTCTCAGTAGGATTTCCCGCTTTTGCCGGATCCAAAGTCTATGTGCCAATGGGCTCTGCCGATGAAGTCATTGTAATTGATACCGACCAAGACAAAATCGTTGGTTCGATCAAAGCAGTGACTGAGTCTCACGGATTAGCCGGAAGTTCTGACGGTAAGTTCTTGATTGCTGGCAGCTTGGATGAATTTGATCCTGACTCTCAAACACCTCCCAAACCCACTGCCGTTTCACAAGATGATCATGATGCACACCACGCATCAGATAGCCCAACGGCGATGAATGGCAATGGTGCTGTAAGTTTTCTCAGTATCATTCGAACAGAAGACAGCATCGTTGAACGTCGTGTGAGTGTTCCTGGCTCAGTTCATCACACGTTAATCACGCCTGATGACAAATTTGCAATTGCCACACACCCCGGCGAAGAGGGCATTAGTATTGTCGATCTGAATTCTTACGAAGTTAAAAGTGTCAAAACTGGTCCTATCCCCAATTACGCAGTTACCGCCCCCGATGGTCGCGCCATTTATGTCAGTAACGCAGGCAACAACACAGTTAGCATGCTGGATACAAAGCGTTGGATATTGCGATGGAATATTGAAGTCGGTGATGGACCAGAGCACATGGTCATTTCCGATGACGGGAAGTTCCTCTTTGTTAACAACACCGGTGATGGCACCGTATCAATGATTTCTCTGCCCAAGGGAACTGTTACACAAACATTCAAGGTTGGCGGAGATATTCATGGCATTGATCTATCCGACGATGGGAACACCCTTTTTATCGCTGGTCGTGAAGAAGATAAAGTTGTCGCTATTGATGTCCTCCATGGCCAGATCACAAGCAAATCCTTGTCACCATCCCCCTATCATTTGTCTGCGATTGATGGAACAGAGAAGCTGTACATCTCAAGTGCCGAAGACGACAAAATTTGGGTGATCGATCAAGAGAGCCTACAGACAATCAACGAGATTCCAGTGTCCGACCGCGCCCACCAAATGGTGGTCGTGCAATAA
- a CDS encoding sensor histidine kinase: MKHDNDSKLVALLGVVLLAAVALTYIGIRTAEHLVLRSHADDIVTRWDKIIMNMDSDQHVQDNEIIDQIQLHMSEMETALVTSGVVKLDIAGSNGNAFFQWSNSKHVYNTLNNTHLHSFWGHLSPLHNLSVQKTIVPADLPLFTKNTKIGDAYFLIDLTTVSNHMNTIGNLAFVSMLGVLGFIGLLGGTLVVRNSQFRRQQAKELIVAKEKAEEANRSKSDFIANVSHELRSPLNAIIGFSEVMASEMYGPLGKPKYREYAKDIQDSGELLLSLTNDILDLSKAEGGHVDLHEGLVDVQDVVLRVERLIVERAMKADVKFSAQVQTPIPFLVADEQKVLQILLNLCTNAIKFTQSDGRVVLSVANEHGTGIVFTVTDNGVGVSTDDIPKVLEPFGQVDDPRTRQHEGTGLGLPLSKHFVEMHDGDFIFASQKNVGTTVTVTFPEKRIER, from the coding sequence ATGAAACACGACAATGATTCGAAATTAGTTGCACTTCTTGGAGTTGTGTTACTTGCCGCAGTAGCTCTGACATATATCGGTATAAGAACTGCAGAACATTTAGTTCTTAGAAGCCATGCCGACGACATTGTTACCCGTTGGGACAAAATAATTATGAACATGGACAGTGACCAACATGTTCAGGACAATGAGATCATAGATCAAATACAATTACACATGTCTGAAATGGAAACGGCACTTGTTACATCTGGTGTTGTTAAATTGGATATAGCAGGCTCTAATGGAAATGCTTTCTTCCAATGGAGTAATTCTAAGCATGTATATAACACCCTAAACAACACCCACTTACATTCGTTTTGGGGACATTTAAGCCCGCTGCATAATTTATCAGTGCAGAAAACGATTGTGCCTGCAGATTTGCCCTTGTTCACCAAAAACACAAAAATTGGTGATGCATATTTTCTTATAGATTTAACAACAGTATCCAATCATATGAACACAATCGGCAATCTTGCTTTTGTAAGCATGCTAGGTGTGCTCGGCTTTATTGGTTTGCTTGGAGGAACGCTAGTTGTTCGCAACTCACAATTTCGTCGACAACAAGCTAAGGAGCTAATTGTTGCAAAAGAAAAAGCCGAAGAGGCCAATAGATCAAAGAGCGATTTTATCGCCAATGTTAGCCACGAGCTCCGCTCTCCTTTGAATGCCATTATTGGATTTTCTGAAGTTATGGCGAGCGAAATGTATGGCCCCCTGGGTAAGCCTAAGTATCGAGAATATGCTAAAGATATCCAGGATAGCGGTGAACTTCTGCTGTCCCTGACCAATGACATCCTCGACCTGTCTAAAGCCGAAGGTGGCCATGTGGATTTGCATGAAGGATTGGTTGATGTTCAGGATGTGGTTTTACGCGTTGAGAGGCTCATTGTTGAAAGAGCTATGAAGGCAGATGTTAAGTTTTCTGCACAAGTCCAAACCCCAATACCGTTCCTGGTCGCGGATGAACAAAAGGTACTTCAAATTCTGCTGAACCTTTGCACCAATGCGATTAAATTCACCCAATCAGACGGACGAGTGGTGCTAAGTGTCGCTAACGAACACGGAACAGGTATCGTGTTCACAGTAACTGACAATGGAGTAGGTGTTTCCACTGACGACATCCCAAAAGTTTTAGAACCATTTGGCCAAGTGGATGATCCCCGCACTCGACAGCATGAAGGCACAGGCCTAGGCCTCCCATTATCAAAACATTTTGTGGAAATGCATGATGGAGATTTTATATTCGCTAGCCAGAAGAATGTAGGAACAACGGTTACCGTCACATTTCCTGAAAAGAGAATTGAACGATAG
- the petA gene encoding ubiquinol-cytochrome c reductase iron-sulfur subunit, which yields MNDNTTTEGRRDFLLLATGTTAVVGTALALWPFIDNMNPAKDTQALSTTEVDLSPIKLGQRITVVWRGKPVFIDHRTPAQIERAVADDDVDMVDMQKDSERVQKAEWLIVVGICTHLGCIPRGQKQSDPVGEFGGWFCPCHGSHYDTSGRIRKGPAPRNLDIPLYTFLDDERVRVG from the coding sequence ATGAACGACAATACGACAACTGAAGGACGGCGCGACTTCCTTCTGTTGGCAACAGGAACAACTGCCGTTGTCGGAACCGCGCTGGCCTTGTGGCCATTCATCGACAACATGAATCCAGCCAAGGACACCCAGGCGCTTTCAACCACCGAAGTGGACCTTTCGCCAATCAAACTTGGTCAGCGGATCACGGTGGTCTGGCGGGGCAAACCGGTGTTCATCGACCATCGCACACCCGCTCAGATCGAACGCGCCGTCGCCGACGATGACGTGGATATGGTTGATATGCAGAAAGACTCGGAGAGGGTCCAGAAGGCGGAATGGCTGATCGTTGTTGGTATCTGCACTCATCTCGGATGCATCCCCCGGGGTCAGAAGCAGAGCGACCCCGTGGGCGAGTTTGGCGGCTGGTTCTGCCCCTGCCATGGGTCCCACTACGACACCTCGGGCCGCATCCGCAAGGGACCGGCACCACGGAACCTAGACATCCCACTATACACGTTCCTGGATGATGAAAGGGTCCGTGTTGGCTGA